TCAACCCAATTCTGACCATAAAATCCAAAACTTTAACCTTTTTGCTGCTCAAGACAACATGAGCATATTGAAATAATTTCACTATATTCTCTTTAATTTctctatctatttatttttttagcagtggtggaagataAATGATCTGAATACGATCATTTACCTAAATAAAagtactccattacaagtaaaagtcctgcattcaaaatcttacaTAGTATCAACAACAAGTACACATATTCATAGCTGGCTATGGTGGATctgttttatatactgttgaTTTACTGTATAAGAAAGCATCATATAGGTTTTGTCATCACCAGTAAGcaggattttcttttctttttcactgtCATTAGAGCACCAATCAATAGGGTCTTCAAATACTAACTAAAATATGTATAAGTTCAGAacttgagtacatgtactttccaccactggaaaTGAGAAGCATTTAAAGTGTTTTTCTAtctaaaaatgtgatttttatttgatGAAGAGATGCGTTGGAGGACTTTTTGCTCACAAAATTGTATAGCTTGACACATAGAAACCTATGCAATGAATTAAAGCACactatgagaaaaaaagaatgccTTCATGATATGAAAGATGCTGCTGTAACCTGCAGATGAATGCAGAGTCCGGTTAAAAGCTCTCAGGATGAAACTTGACATAATTACCTGCTGGATCCAGTATTTCTGTCGCTGGTGTCGGAGTTGTCTGCTGGGTTTCAGGCTGCGGCATTTTGACTCAGTCCGGATGAATTAGCTCCAAAACTGAAGAAAATGAGATCAGGCAGCTGAAGCGACGCTTTGCGTGGCGTTTCTTTTGTCCCTGTTGATTCAAAACAGAGTCCTCATCCTGCACTGGCAACAAGCTGCGAGTAAGATGcttcttttttcttaaaatgaaaacatcGTTATAATAAATAAGAGTGCAATTTCATATACGTGTTTACAACCTGACTCTGAGCTCAGACGAGTTCAACTTTTCTTGAagcttgagagagagagagagagagagagagagagagagagagagagagagagagagagagagagagagagcaatcaGCTCCATGTTTTCAACTCAGtgataaattattaaattatctgTCTTGCATACGTTTAATGTAGCTTTAATACATGATTCAGCTTTAAAACATACTTAAAGTATGTGGCTAAACTCTATACTATATAATAGAAATGTGGtaaagtgagttttttttatagGCTGTTTTAATATCGATAGGCTGTAGTCTCgcgttgccagacctatctccacagcgaaCAGGCTGTAATCGGACTGGTCATGATGCTGCAGCGTTGATGGTGATGTTAGTTTACAGCGCCCTCCATCGgccaaaacttggaaaaaacaaGCCTTGAATCCAGCTAatcttattattttttacaagcAGAAACACTAACCCATCCCCACTTTCAGCCTCTTGTGAGTATTTCTTGTTTTTATGATAATGAACTGTATGGTATTTGTGTTTTAGGGAGTTGGTTGATAAAACAAGCAAATCTGATGACATCTGaccttggattttttttttagaaaactgcaataaaacaacaataaaccgATTAATTGATACATGTAATCTGAAGATTAATCAGCAAAGAAAGGAACCATTATTTGCAGCCCTAAATACAATTCATTGTGAACAGCTCTTTAAATATATAAGGCAAAGCTTTTTTATACCCTATCAAATGCTAgcacatataggcctacagttCTTAAATTATTGTTCAACGATCCATTAGCTATAACTATAGCTATTAAACAGTttcaacacactgaactaaaagtaaagacctgtgtgtgtgtatactgccACATAGCCAAAAAAGATTGTTCTGAATtatttgatttgttttcttGTCAGTGGCTCTTTAACATGTTGCTCCCTATAGAATCAAGCTTGGCTGCAATGTGTCcatcacacacaaaacatgcaaattttaaagtaaaaatatttatttaaatttgataACACATCTTTGCAGTAATGGATACAAGTCAATTTACACGTCTGAAGCTGCAAAAAGACATGCTTTTTTAACTTGCagttcagtcacacacacacacacacacacacacacacacacacacacacacacacacacacacacacacacacacacacacacatatatataaatatatatatataatgatcaTTCCTACCTCAAAAAATCCGACAATGTTAGAAACAGACAATTAGATAATAAGTTTAAAGTGTGCagcaataaagaaaaaaaaatgtcagttacATAAACACAACATGATTTTACAGAAAAGGGTtaatagtaaaaacaaaaataatggcCAAAAAAGTGCAGGTAGTACTGTAAGTATCTAATTATCTATTAGAAACTAAAATTAGAGACATGCATTCACCTCCAAACTCAGCCTCATCACTAAAATGTATTGAAGTCTGAAGTAAGACATGAACTGTTCATTCGCCGTAGCCTCTTACGACACTGAGCATGTGGAAGACTTGTGTGGCTGCTCCAGGATGGATTCACGCCGCAGGTCGTTGGGCAAAGCGCCGTCAGCTCCCCAGACTGTGAGCTCGCTGTAGATCCCCATCTCGATCATCTCTTCCTGCCAGGGGATAGAGATGTTCCCCGAGGCGAACTCATCAAAAAAATCATTGTCCTTGTCTTCAAGCTGCACGCCTTTAGCCGTGGAGAAGGCCCCGACATCGTCAATGTTCTTGGCATAAACTGTCTTTGAGTCCGGCACGAAAGGAGGTCTGAGGATCCCTGAGGAAACACAAGTGTTTAATGGACATTTGGCTAGATGTCTGTGAAggttctcagtcatccaggtcaCAGTTATCCAAGGAAGGGTTCAACTCAAAGGCAACTGGACTCGGTTAAAGGTGCTTCGAAGACGTTTTGTCTCTTCCGAGAGACTTTGTTTTGATCAGTTTGATTGACAGTAGGAATCCTGGCAATGTCTCAACTGCCTCCACAACTAAATTGTTGCTAAGTCCTGATTAGTGCACAGAAATATGTGacatcatatttttttcagctgggtgCATTTTAATGCTGTAGATGTTTGAGGTTGTGCAAATTTTAACTCcgttatatactgttgggtagtttaatctgcagcaatgcatcatattttataagatcatcatatgtttgtagcatcgctgtcctgtgagaaccacgtatctcGTCAACCGTAAGTCAACCTTTCATGAGTTTTCAGCTTTGGgacgatgcattttccagctgatccgaGAGGGTGTTTTAATAATTTTCTCAACCCATAAAGGAACACTTAATCCTTCAGTTAATCAGAAACATTCAACACCTGTAATGCTAGTTCAACGCATTTTGATGATGGATGTTTACGATGgatgtttaaagaaaaaggttagAAAAAATTATATCCATTTTATTCTATGTATTTCCTGTGTAATTTCCATcaataaacagattttttttttttttttttttaataaaaaaaaaaaaaatattcaacacCAAATCTGCAGATacgtggttttcactggacaggaaggggatgCAAAAACtttcatctgaaaagtaacttaAGCTAtcaaataaatagtaaaaaagtaaaaagtacaatattgagAATATATTAAACTATGTATatagatgtatatatatatattatatagaaaTATGGtgaatatataatatagaagtataaagttgcctaaaatggaaatactaaagtaaagtaaaagtacctcaaatgtacTGTAGAAGTGCAAAATAATGGAATAATATCAAAAACAAGTTAATCATTTAATCTGAAGACTACAGGAGCAGGTATGTGCATTAGTGCAACTGGATGCAAACTGACAAAACAGTGACTGGTAATGAAAACTTTAAAGATATGAAAGAGACCTGCATTGAGTTTCCTCCAGTTGATCTCGCTGAAGAAGGCGTGCGCCCTGATCTCGTCACACGATCCGTTTTTGAAGCCGAGCCTCTTGTCGACCTCTTTGAACAGCAAACCCTCACAGATGGACCGGGCGTTCTCACTGAACTTCTCTGGATATGTTACTGGATCATTCAGAATGCGCTTCTTCAACACCTTATTCTCCACCTcggaacaacacaatgtaaatcCCCTATAAAGTAAATATTACAACATTACAACATTAATGCAcatgccctgccacacgtatttcattaatTTGTGGTAAtttctgaagttctaccatggactctgtaacattttttgtggaaagaatgccttggttaccttgtttcaagccattctagcgtggtatagaaagcctacaggaagactcagctcgatttgtgccagttctcattaatattcaacaagctaagctgcttgactctgattggctaacagctagccattGAGCgtctggctatcagcatcctttacccagcacaactgggcgagctcatgaacagtaatgagctcaggcaacaccacgtcagactgaccagcttttctAATTGGCCTGAtatctccgcttatttcttttcattggatagagctgacagaggaggtagcagttcattttcacattcaccacataacacaaacacatatggactgAACATgcaatgcaagtaaaaacggttttgtgtggcagcgCACCTTTAATAAATACGTAATAAAATCCATCAGGTCTCTTTAAAGTTAAATGCAggggtggaaagtaactaagtaccaTTTTGAGGTCAAATATTAcaccttttactccactacaactATTTGCAgattttgcaaacaaaatataTGACCAACTTATAAAATATACAGtgctataaattaaattatccAACAGTATACAAAGTAGTTAGTTAGTAGCATCcacaagtacttttactgataatacttttgtacttttactgaagtaaaatcTTGAATGTAGCACTTTAAGCACTCTTACGGAATGATGTTACTACTTTATATGACAAAtatgagtacttcttccaccactggttaaaTGAGGGTCTTCATACGTGGCCGGGTTACCTCAGTtcgtagagcaggcgcacatatatagaggtttactcctcgacgcagcggtcacaggttcaactccgacctgcagccctttgctgcatgtcattcctagtctagaaatctagacgcaccctagtggcagcaaatgtcaTTTGCAGACAGGGTCAGTCTAGTAACTCTCCATTGGCTTGCGAGCtagaaaaaccaaattctggtcaggccaatcacatcgtgtatagagtcggtgggcgggcttaacataaggacggcagagttgcggcggttccgcgtgaattccctgctacttgaaaacaaagaagatggctgctgctgctggcgaacagcggtctttcgaatcggctttggctcctctggaagacttggagttaagcactgaattcttaaaaaaggaagatgtgttcagagttcggccgaccggatacggcaaaagtttaatccatcaactagcgttgctctggttggctacaagtgcagagggaatttgaaagacaaccgtttatcccgcccctcagattgagccctgccaatggtgagttcccagacccaacatcttgatgttagtctggcttgtcaggctgtgtcattccccttctctctcccctttcatgtcttcatctgtcctgtcgaattaaaggcctaaaatgccccaaaaaaataatctttaaaaaagaaaagaaaatgagggCTTCATATTTCAGAGCTGAATCTGCAGCAGGCCACAAGTGGGCAAAGTTGAGCCATCACAGCTTAACGTGGATTGAGAATGGGAAAAACAggtcatacagtatatttacctTCTCTCCTCGGGTCCTGAAGGGTCCCTTGGCGGCCATGAACTCATACAGAGTGACCCCCAGAGTGAAGTAATCTACGGAGCAGTCATACTCTTCTCCTTTCAGCAGCTCTGGAGCCATGAAACCTGaggtgagagaaaaagaggtcACACCCTTTTAGTTTCAGTACATTAGGATGAGGCAAGAAGGATCCATTTCCAATTTAACTTCTAAATAGATctaaaatatgcttttaaaaaaaaaaaaaattaaattagtaAACCTGGATAAATACTGTATCTCTTAAAACTAAAATCCTAAGATCAAAGAATCAAGTTATCAGATTTCACTTCATTAACAATACAGCTGCTACTAAAATCTACGTTAACCCGAGCACAGTACCTGTTACTTGTGTTTTTTACTTTAGCACAAGTTAGTAGTTGTAGGAAAATGTTGTACTTGCTCTTTCTCCTATGTATTTATTCACAGGTGCAGTgactggttactggttacagAGTTAGTTTTTTACAAACTAAACTATCTAATGTACATAATACTACTATTAATACTAGTATAGAAATACTGTCTAAATTCCTCGAAGCACAACATTATCCAACTGAGAAACCTTTGACAAGCCACCAACCAAACTTTGTACAatattttgagtttttaaatcacaacattatattattatattcattcatttaactttttatttttattttattttataaatgttatcACCCTCCATTATGGTCTAACTTGTTTCACAGATCTCACAGATCGGTTATTTCAatatattttcattcattttgtaaaaaataaaataaaattaagaaaatagATTAAACTTGTGGCTGTTTGTGTCATTCAGGTAACACTGGTTGGGTAATGGCAGCTGTACAGTAAAGGTAAATGTCATATAAAATAattacagagagagaaagtagaGCTGTGAGCTCTGCACGTGTGGCTCGTGTTTCTAGATCCTGCTGTACGAGAAGCTACAACCAAGTTAAAGTCAGTTTGGTGTGTATTTATTTCGACTGTACCTGGAGTCCCGGCGTAACCCTTGATTTTGAACTGACCATCAGCCAGCTCCACAGCCAGACCAAGGTCAGAGATACGGACGTTACCTgtgtgaacaaacacacacctgggtAATGTCAAGAGCTGTGCACGTCACAGATACCAATGTTGACCTGCAGTACTACGTCTCAGACTCGTTAACCTGTAGTGGCATGATAACTGAAAGACGTCCTTGTGTTAGACGTAAGACtcagtgtgtactgtgtgtgtgtgtgtgtgtgtgtgtgtgtgtgtgtgtgtgtgtgtgtgttttggagaaTGGGACAAATTGTTAAAGTCAAGATGAGGGGCTTTAATTAAGCACAAATTAGTATATATGTTGTAGTGTTTACAAGTGGTTAGGggtttaattgtttttaaaggaatagatagtagacattatacaactcatcagatagacacacagacaacagaCGACAACAACAGGACCActaaacacccccccccccccgcacaACAACAATACACAACACCAAATAGCTCTACATTATAAAATAGTAAAGTGCAGTATCATTAGTAGCATCAGTGGGCTATCAATAATAAGGTGCAACATCATCAGTGACATTTTACTATTATACCAAAGTGCAGTATTATCACACAGAAAGGATCGAGTTATAGTCAGATGAGAAGAAGGATAACACTCTTCTCGtataactctcggcaagaaaacaaataagcaaATTTCCTAAAATCTCAAAcaattgttttaattaaacatAGTAGTGggccaaaaaaaatctgacGGTACCCCATAACTCACTGTTGAACCAATAtcttaaatgtataaattagCCTACCTCTGAAACATGAATCAGCAACAGCAGGACAACTAAAGCTTAAGTCTTCTGTAAGCATTTCAGGACCAAACAGAACAGACtacatctttcttttttgtaCATGTCTGACCTTGATTATCCAGCAGCACGTTTTCTGGTTTGAGGTCTCTGTAAATGATCCTCTTCTGGTGGAGGTGCTCCAGACCCTGGATGATCTGAGCAGCGTAGTAACAGGCCCTCGGCTCGTCCAACCCCGGGTTGTTCTCATCCACGTTATAAATGTGATACCTAGCACAAGAGAGAGGGTCATTCTAATATGattattgatatatatatatatatatatatatatatatatatatatatatatatatatatactgtatatatatatatatatatatatatggcatgaaatttcatttaaaacaatcTGTAAAAAAGAGATTATGGAGAAACATTAGGTAACTGGAACCATTTTCTAAACTACATGGCATCAAACTAAAGCCAAATAAATATCAGATTTAAATTTCAATGCATATTCCTTTTTAAGGTTGCAGTTGGTAACTGTTTGGTTAACGTTTGCTCAAGCAGGCTCGGCTGGTGGGCGGTGCTTGGTtttgacttgactttttttcaacatgttagCCGGATCACAAACTTTCTCATTTAACAGTACACtaaaatattttcttaaaacatttaaGATGAGAAATAGGCATTGCACTAACAGaatcttgattcatatttgatcagcgCTGCCTAGTTTGACTGTTTGATTGCAGTTCACGAGCAGCAATtgatgctgcgttccagacacaaattttagcccgtaagttacaACTTCAAGTCACAACGGAATTattttacgttgcctatttatgtatatttatttctatttctcactgtTAATCACCAgtgtctgtacagcatcaacaggggttgacattgttgtttatgtgtgtgtggcatcaaaactgtaactgggagtacaacgatctggtacgagttcattagtagtaagttacgggtttgactcatggatgtattaagagagggttgactgccgttccagggcactttcacgggTAGAAGGTTGTGGAAACATGCATTGCGGGTTTCCTGGAACGCAGCATGAGACTATGTTAGAGGCTCctcggctctgattggttggtttcCTCGGGCGCGGTAGAAACTTGCAAATGCCACTAGGAGCTCCCTTTGGCAGAGCATCAAAGTAGGCACTGAaatattgagatgttgtggtcaGAATGGCCGTGAGTGAGCGTGAATGAGATGTAACCTCAAGTCTCCTCCGTTCATGATGGTCATGATCAGACACAACTCTGTTTTTGACTGGAAGGCGTACGCCAACGAGACGATGAACCTGCTGTGAACTCGAGCCAGGATCTTCTTCTCCACCATCGCCCCCTACAGGACAGGAAGGGACAGCAGATATAAACTGTTGTTCACATTATGTCTTGTCTGCACAAAATGTATCTGTAGTAGCTACttagagagaaaagaagaaaccaGGTTAAGCAAGTCTAAGTGGTTCAGCTTGCTTCAGCATGTGCAGTTCTACATGGCAGTACGTTTTCCTAGTAACTCGTTTCATTTCCTTGCTATTAAAGAGTCTTAGGACAACATTGTCAGGCTTTAGTCTGTGCATTAAAACAGTTGAGGCAAATGATGTGGTGTAGTTTCAGCGCTCTGTCATGAGAAGGTGCCATATGATAGTGGGAAGCTCTGACATCAGACACTTGAGTATTTGCTGCACGACAGCATTGCAACCAGCCAAAGAAGTAATTTcccaaaaatataattaaatattgCATTTGAATGCAGCAGTTTAGTCAAGTTTCATCATAAtttacacaaaatatttttttcaaacatgtaTATCTTAAAAACATGTTGCTATTGCACCTAAATAACTATGTTAATCTATGTAGCATTACTTTGACCGTATTGTATTGACGACGTTGAGCACTGTGGTGTAACAATATCAGCGTAAATAAAAATACTGTACAGAgagttacattttaaacatttcgTTTAATCTGTCAAGGAATTGTAAACTAATAATGACATGTTATGTGATGTAATGAAAACTGGATAATTTTAGCAAATTCGGAGCTGAATTTATAgccacctttttgttttttgggggaTTGAGCAGAAGATTAGGGAATCCACTCCAGCTCTGCACCAATTATAAACATGGCAGGATTGTCTCTTCATAAGGAGATCAACATGCTCTAATGCTGAGGGCACTCATCGTGTAAGCCAAAGGTGCCTCTCGTCATCTGCAAGGCTCCATCTAGTAACTGTTATCTAGTAACTGTAACTGTTAACTGCTTAGAGTCACTGTACATAAAACGTTGGAGAACAACAAACTAGACCACAAATCATGTTTTCACGAGTGACAGCCCTGAATATTAGTCTTGTGCAGCTACATCTACAGGATTTCCACTCTTTCTCTGATGAGAAATGACTTGTCTTCTTACCCCATAGCCTTTTCTCTTCTTCAGCCTCTTCTTGTTGAGCTTTTTGCAAGCGTACAATTTCCCCGTGGCCTTCATCTGACAGGCAGACACTTCCCCAAAACCCCCTTTCCCCAATATGCGAAAATCCAAGAACCAATCCTCTCCTATGGGCTGCATCTCCAACCACTTCCACTGCAGAAACCTTTTCAGATACATACCATCCAGGAACAAAGTGTAGGGCACTTCCTTGAGAAAGTCCATCACGCTGTGCATGGTCTCACTGAGAAGATCATCCTTGGCTTCTTGGTGTTTCTCTTTGACCTTTGTGATGCCGTTTTCTGGCAGGAAGGGGCAGAAATACTTGGCACCAGGCTCCATGTACCGGGACAAAATCTTGCTCGCTTTCTTGACTCGATCTTCATCCTCAGCCATGTTGTATTCCTCAATATCTTTCCACAAGCGGCAGGGGCCTTGATAGTCTTTGTTGGAGTCTAGGAATTCCTGGAAGAGACGTTTGCCGATGGGCTGCTCCACACAGACGGCCTGGAAGCCCAAATCTAAAGTCTCCCGTAGGCCTTCACACACTGTGATGTGAGGCAGCTTCAGGCGGGAGTGGTACTTCTTGTCTC
This sequence is a window from Perca flavescens isolate YP-PL-M2 chromosome 1, PFLA_1.0, whole genome shotgun sequence. Protein-coding genes within it:
- the grk1a gene encoding rhodopsin kinase GRK1: MDIGGLTTVVANSAYISARGSFDGTANSASSRDKKYHSRLKLPHITVCEGLRETLDLGFQAVCVEQPIGKRLFQEFLDSNKDYQGPCRLWKDIEEYNMAEDEDRVKKASKILSRYMEPGAKYFCPFLPENGITKVKEKHQEAKDDLLSETMHSVMDFLKEVPYTLFLDGMYLKRFLQWKWLEMQPIGEDWFLDFRILGKGGFGEVSACQMKATGKLYACKKLNKKRLKKRKGYGGAMVEKKILARVHSRFIVSLAYAFQSKTELCLIMTIMNGGDLRYHIYNVDENNPGLDEPRACYYAAQIIQGLEHLHQKRIIYRDLKPENVLLDNQGNVRISDLGLAVELADGQFKIKGYAGTPGFMAPELLKGEEYDCSVDYFTLGVTLYEFMAAKGPFRTRGEKVENKVLKKRILNDPVTYPEKFSENARSICEGLLFKEVDKRLGFKNGSCDEIRAHAFFSEINWRKLNAGILRPPFVPDSKTVYAKNIDDVGAFSTAKGVQLEDKDNDFFDEFASGNISIPWQEEMIEMGIYSELTVWGADGALPNDLRRESILEQPHKSSTCSVS